Part of the Faecalibacterium duncaniae genome, TGAAATAGGTCTTCCAGTATTGAAGATTAAGGAACTCCGCCAAGGTTCATGTGATGATAGCAGTGAACTCTGCTCCTTGAGTATCAAGCCTGAATACATCATTCACAATGGCGATGTCGTCTTCTCTTGGTCCGGAAGTCTACTTGTTGATATATGGTGCGGGGGAACTTGCGGATTGAATCAGCACCTTTTCAAGGTTACATCAGACGTCTATGACAAGTGGTTTTACTACCTGTGGACGGCTCACCACCTTGCCCGTTTTATTGCAATCGCTGCTGATAAGGCAACAACAATGGGGCACATCAAACGTGAGGAACTTGCCAAAGCAGAGGTCTTAATTCCTTGCGAAGAAGACTATACAAGCTTCAACTCTATCATGCAGCCTATTTTTGAGCTGATAATCTCGAACCGGATTGAGTCTCGTAAGCTGGCTGCACTTAGGGATGAACTACTACCAAAGCTGATGACCGGCGAGATCGACATCTCCGACGTTCAGCTCTAAGCCGCTAAATTATCGTTTACCGTCTGAATAACTCTCACCAGTGGCGAGAGTTTTACAAAAGGGACTGCCACTGAATGTCGTTCTCTTACCTCGAAAGGAGACACGACAATGACAGAACAACTCATCACGGAGATACAGCGAAAAATGCTGCCGTATCTCAACAACGAACAGCTCATGCACCTTCGGGATGCAATGGCTGAGACATTGGAAGGGGCAACGATCACCTATGATAGTGGCTCAATTCCAGCAGAAGAAACAGATGCAGTCGAAGCATTTATCACGGCAAAACGGATCGAAGGCTGCTCAGAGAAAACCCTGAGCTACTACCGGAAGACGATTGAATCTCTGATTGCTGGAGTCGGAAAGGCTGTACAACAGATCACCACAGATGATTTGCGTCGCTATCTGACCAACTATCAGGTTCAGCGCAGGTCGAGTAAAGTGACCATAGACAACATCCGCCGGATCCTGTCCAGTTTCTTCTCTTGGCTTGAGGATGAGGACTTCATCGTGAAAAGTCCGGTACGCCGGATTCACAAAGTTAAAACCGCAAAGGTTGTTAAGGACACCTACACCGATGAAGCGTTGGAGCTGATGCGCGACAACTGTACAACGGCGCGTGATTTGGCTATGGTTGATCTTCTGGCTTCGTCCGGAATGCGTGTTGGAGAGCTGGTCACATTAAACCGCGAAGACATCAACTTCAACGAACGCGAATGCGTTGTTATCGGCAAGGGTAATAAAGAGCGATTGGTCTACTTCGATGCAAGGACGAAGATCCACCTTCAAAACTATCTTGAGGGGCGAACGGATGAAAACCCAGCTTTGTTTGTTTCCCTGAAAGCTCCCTTTGACCGATTGATGATTGGCGGAGTGGAGACACGCCTTCGGGAGCTGGGAAAGCGTCTGAATATCCCGAAGGTTCACCCTCACAAGTTCAGGCGTACACTGGCTACAACTGCCATAGACAAAGGAATGCCCATAGAGCAAGTCCAGCAGCTCTTAGGGCATCAGAAAATCGACACCACCATGCACTATGCAATGGTGAAACAACAGAATGTGAAGCTGGCACATAGAAAATATATTGGATAGGAGTAAAAAGATGAGACTTGGTGATTGTGGTAAAACTAATCTTCATACTTACTCAGATAAAGAAAAATGGTCTTTGATTCGTTATCTGGACACAGGTAGCATTACCGAAGGAAGGATAGATGAAATCCAGACCTTATATCCCGGCGTGGACAAAATCCCCAGCAGGGCGAGACGGAAGGCTTCTGTTGGAGACATCCTTTTCTCTACTGTTCGTCCAAATCAGAAGCATTATGGAATTATTGAAGCAGGAACCGAGAATCTTCTCGTATCCACAGGATTCACCGTTGTGACTGTTGATACCACTATTGCGGATCCTTATTTTATTTATTATTATCTCACGCAGTCTTCGGTCATTGAGTCTCTTCAAGCAATAGCAGAGCAAAGTACATCAACCTATCCTTCCATCAAACCATCTGACATAGAGGATATTGAACTCGACCTTCCAGAGCTGGAAACACAGAAGAAGATAGGTTCTACGCTAAGGATGCTTGATAGGAAAATAGCATTAAACGAAGAGATAAACGATAATTTAGCAGCTTAGAGCTGGACAGCAGACACATCGATCTCGCCAGACATCAGTTTGGGCAGCAAATTATCTCTCAATGTCGCAAGCGATTGATTCTGCTCTTCCAAAATACGTTGCTGTGCAAAGATAGGAGCGCAAAAGTCGCTGAATTTGGCAAGAGTTTCAGCGTCAGGAATAACCGCCGGGACATTTTTCATAGTGCTGCCAGATACTTCTTTGAATGTTGACCCGGATGCCATGCCTTCAATGACCGGGAGAGTGTTTTTCAAAAAGAAGTAAACAAATGGTGTTCCAATTTCCGGCTTAGGCACAACCGATTTGAAACCTTGATTTGTTGTTACTTCACCAGCGGCGATAGCAATATAACCTATTGGCGCACGAGATGAGAACAATACTGTCCCTTCGGGCATGATTGATGCGCTGCTATTTCTCAAGCCAAGTTCAGTTATGTCATTCTCACCATGAGAAACGAACTTCGACTTGTTGTTAGATAAATCTTTCGGAGTTATCCATGCTATTCCGGACTCCGTGTAATACTCAGGTTTAGCTTTTGAAGGTGTACTGCCTCCAACAACAGTACCAAGATCGCTAATTGTTCCGGTAGTCCATTCTGGATCAGCATTATCAACGAATAATTCTTGAAAATAGGATTGAGCTTGCTGCTCTAAATTATCGTTTACCTGATTTGGAGGTTGTACCATGTTTGATAAAGTTCAGGAGAGCTTGAAAAAAAAGCAAAGACGAGCGCCAGAAAAAGCGTCTTGAAAAGGAACGGGTTCGTCTTGAGAAAGCCGCAGCAGAAGCAGTTCGTGAGAAAGAGCGGCTTCAACAGGAGGCGGAAAAGATACAGGCTGAAAAAGAACGTCTTCTCTCCCTCGATGATAAGGGGCTGATGGTAGAATTGATTCTGGCAGTGCGAGGTCTATACTCACAAATGGAGTACATTCAAAGTCAGCAAGCTTCTTTATCCGAGCGGGTTGACGATATTGAGTCGGACATCTCTTCCATCCGCAGCGATATTTCAGATTTGGAAAGCAGACTGGGGTCGTCCGATCAGTAAAACTCAATGAAGGAGGCGCAGACGTGATTATTTCACCACAATCTCTTGATACAAACCTAAGTCAGCTTTTAGCGGAGGTTAAGTCCGGCTCAATGCAGTTGCCGGAGTTTCAGCGCGACTGGACTTGGGATGATAACCGAATTAGAGGAATTATCGCCAGTTTGTCGCAAGGCTACCCTATGGGTGCCATTATGCGGCTGCAATACGGTAATCCGGACATCCAATTCAAATACCGCACAATTACGGGCGTAAAAGGCGTCTCAGTAAAGCCGGAGCATTTGATTCTTGATGGACAGCAACGGCTTACTTCAATCTATCAGGCAACATCCTCTAAAGAACCGGTCTCTACCAAAACGGAAAAAGGCAAGGCTATTAAGCGTTATTACTACCTTTCCATGGAAAGGTGTCTTGACGATGATGAGGATCGTTTTGATGCAGTCCTGTCCATCCCCGAAGACCGCAAAATTAAAGAGAATTTTGACCGTGATGTGAAGCTCGACCTCTCAACCAGAGAATATGAATACGAGAATAAGCTGTTCCCGGTCAATATTGTGTTCGATAGCAACGCCGTTATGGACTGGTTCATGGGCTACATGACGCACTATGGAATGAAGCCGGAGGCAATGGACGAGTTCAAGCGTTTTCAGGCGGATGTGCTGAATACAATTTCCGGGTATAAGCTGCCTGTGATTACGCTGGACAAGTCCACGCCGCGAGAGGCAGTGTGCAAGGTGTTTGAGAACGTCAATACCGGTGGTGTTCCTCTCACGGTGTTTGAGCTTGTTACCGCAACTTATGCCACAAGAGACTTTGACCTGAGAAAAGACTGGGTGCAGTGTCGAAATACAATTTGCGGTTTCGGTGACACGCTGAGAACAGACCTGTTCGATGGGATTGATGAGACTACCTTCCTGACAACGGTTTGTCTCTATACAAGCTATTTGAACAAGCAGTCTGGAAAGACAAACACAATCTCCTGCAAAAAGAAAGATGTTCTGGGACTTCCTTATGAATCGTACATAGCGAACCGGGATGCAGTGCTGTCTGGGTTCAAAATCGCAAAGGAGTTTCTTCTTCGGGATCAGTGCGTTTTCCGTCAAAGAGATTTGCCCTATACAACGCAGTTGATTCCACTTGCGGCAATCTGCGCTGTTCTCGGAAAATCCAAATGCAATGAGCCAAACACAATCAAAACTCTTTCTCGGTGGTATTGGTGCGGGATTTTGGGTGAGATGTATGGCGGTGCGAACGAAACCCGCTATGCCTATGACATTGAGGACATGGTTGAAGAGGTCAATGGACGTCCGAATGCAATGCACACGATCAACAGCGCAGTCTTTTCTTCTACGCGGCTGCTAACCCTTCAAACTCGCTTGAGCGCGGCATATAAAGGTATAATGGCTCTTCTTTACAAAGAGAAGTGTCGTGACTTTATGAACAACACGACGATTGACATTGTAAACAGTATGCTTGAGTCTCCGGATATTCACCATATATTCCCCGAAGCATATTGCGAGAAAATGGGCATCAAGCGCGAACGGTATAATTCCATCATTAACAAGACCCCGATTCTTCCAGCCACCAACCGCTCGATTGGCGGAAATGCGCCGAGTGAGTATCTGGGGGCAATTCTAAAAAAGGTTGATGGACTGACTGAGAATGAGTTGCAAGCACGGGTGGAATCGCACTTTATCAACTATGCAGAATTGAAGGCAGATAACTTCAATGGCTACTTCATTGACAGAGCAAAGAGTCTTCTCAATCTGATTGAAAAGGCAATGAATAAGCCTGTCACTGACAGAGATGCAGAAAATACGCTGGATCAGTTTGGGGCGAGTCTGGCGTAAAAGGGAGTGACAAAACTATGGCAGGATATTTTACAGAATCAAATTACGAGAACGCTGTCTTGCAGCTTCTCAATGAAGAACTGGGCTATAACTATATCTATGGACCGGACGTGGAGCGCGATTATCACTCGCCGCTTTATGAGGATGTTCTGCTACCTTCCTTGCAGCGGATCAACAAGAGCCTGCCTATGGACGCTCTGACGGAGGCAATCTACAAACTCAAGAACTTTGAAACCGGAACGCTCTTGCAGAAGAACATGGTCTTTATGGACTACCTCCAAAACGGGGTTCCGGTAAAATACTATGACAAGGGTGAAGAACGCTCTACCCTTGTTTACCTTGTAGACTTCAAAAATCCCGCCAGTAACGAGTTCACAGTTGCGAATCAGTGGACTTTCATTGAGAACTCCGAAAAAAGACCGGATGTGATCCTCTTTGTCAATGGTCTCCCGCTCGTCATTGTGGAGTTGAAGTCTCCGTCCCGCGAAGAAACCGACGCTTCCGCAGCATACCGTCAGCTCCGGAACTATATGTATGAGATCCCCTCTATGTTCATTTATAATGCGGTATGTGTCATGAGCGACTTGACCACTTCAAAGGCTGGTACAATCACGTCCGGCGAAGACCGCTTTATGGAGTGGAAAACAACAGACGGCAGCTATGAGAATACGCAACACGCATCATTTGACACATTCTTTGTAGGACTGTTTGAGAAGACCCGCTTCCTTGACATCGTGAAAAACTTCATCTGCTTTAATGTGGATGGACAGAATACATTCAAGATACTCGCCGGGTATCATCAGTATTTCGCAGTCAAAAAGGCGATTGAGTCTACAAAACACGCAACCGTGACGGACGGTAAGGGTGGCGTCTTCTGGCATACACAGGGCAGCGGAAAATCGTTGTCTATGGTCTTCTATGCTCATTATCTGCAAGAAGCGTTAGAAAGCCCCACTATCGTTGTCATTACCGACCGTAACGATCTGGACGACCAGCTTTACGGACAATTCGCCCGCTGCAAGGACTTCCTCCGGCAAACGCCGCAGCACGCTGAGAGCCGCAAGAATCTGAAAGAACTGCTTGCAAACAGACAGGCAAACGGCATAATCTTCACGACCATGCAGAAGTTTGAAGAAAGCAACGAAGCTCTTTCGGAGCGTCGGAACATTATCGTGATGGCTGATGAAGCGCATCGTGGG contains:
- the xerA gene encoding site-specific tyrosine recombinase/integron integrase encodes the protein MTEQLITEIQRKMLPYLNNEQLMHLRDAMAETLEGATITYDSGSIPAEETDAVEAFITAKRIEGCSEKTLSYYRKTIESLIAGVGKAVQQITTDDLRRYLTNYQVQRRSSKVTIDNIRRILSSFFSWLEDEDFIVKSPVRRIHKVKTAKVVKDTYTDEALELMRDNCTTARDLAMVDLLASSGMRVGELVTLNREDINFNERECVVIGKGNKERLVYFDARTKIHLQNYLEGRTDENPALFVSLKAPFDRLMIGGVETRLRELGKRLNIPKVHPHKFRRTLATTAIDKGMPIEQVQQLLGHQKIDTTMHYAMVKQQNVKLAHRKYIG
- a CDS encoding restriction endonuclease subunit S — its product is MRLGDCGKTNLHTYSDKEKWSLIRYLDTGSITEGRIDEIQTLYPGVDKIPSRARRKASVGDILFSTVRPNQKHYGIIEAGTENLLVSTGFTVVTVDTTIADPYFIYYYLTQSSVIESLQAIAEQSTSTYPSIKPSDIEDIELDLPELETQKKIGSTLRMLDRKIALNEEINDNLAA
- a CDS encoding restriction endonuclease subunit S, translated to MVQPPNQVNDNLEQQAQSYFQELFVDNADPEWTTGTISDLGTVVGGSTPSKAKPEYYTESGIAWITPKDLSNNKSKFVSHGENDITELGLRNSSASIMPEGTVLFSSRAPIGYIAIAAGEVTTNQGFKSVVPKPEIGTPFVYFFLKNTLPVIEGMASGSTFKEVSGSTMKNVPAVIPDAETLAKFSDFCAPIFAQQRILEEQNQSLATLRDNLLPKLMSGEIDVSAVQL
- a CDS encoding GmrSD restriction endonuclease domain-containing protein, which gives rise to MIISPQSLDTNLSQLLAEVKSGSMQLPEFQRDWTWDDNRIRGIIASLSQGYPMGAIMRLQYGNPDIQFKYRTITGVKGVSVKPEHLILDGQQRLTSIYQATSSKEPVSTKTEKGKAIKRYYYLSMERCLDDDEDRFDAVLSIPEDRKIKENFDRDVKLDLSTREYEYENKLFPVNIVFDSNAVMDWFMGYMTHYGMKPEAMDEFKRFQADVLNTISGYKLPVITLDKSTPREAVCKVFENVNTGGVPLTVFELVTATYATRDFDLRKDWVQCRNTICGFGDTLRTDLFDGIDETTFLTTVCLYTSYLNKQSGKTNTISCKKKDVLGLPYESYIANRDAVLSGFKIAKEFLLRDQCVFRQRDLPYTTQLIPLAAICAVLGKSKCNEPNTIKTLSRWYWCGILGEMYGGANETRYAYDIEDMVEEVNGRPNAMHTINSAVFSSTRLLTLQTRLSAAYKGIMALLYKEKCRDFMNNTTIDIVNSMLESPDIHHIFPEAYCEKMGIKRERYNSIINKTPILPATNRSIGGNAPSEYLGAILKKVDGLTENELQARVESHFINYAELKADNFNGYFIDRAKSLLNLIEKAMNKPVTDRDAENTLDQFGASLA